Proteins encoded within one genomic window of Sphingobacteriales bacterium:
- a CDS encoding homogentisate 1,2-dioxygenase, translated as PPVHQMFESNAYVICSFVPRLYDYHPLSVPAPYFHTNVDSDEVLYYVDGDFMSRNNIQKGQITLHPIGIPHGPHPGAIERSIGAEKTEELAVMIDTFRPLKITRQAIEIEDKNYFKSWLSN; from the coding sequence ACCACCCGTTCACCAGATGTTTGAAAGCAATGCCTATGTGATATGTTCGTTTGTCCCACGCCTCTATGATTATCATCCCTTATCGGTCCCGGCTCCTTATTTCCACACCAATGTTGATTCCGATGAAGTCTTGTATTATGTTGATGGTGATTTCATGAGCAGAAACAATATTCAGAAGGGGCAAATCACTCTTCATCCGATAGGTATTCCGCACGGTCCTCATCCGGGTGCTATCGAAAGAAGTATTGGTGCTGAAAAAACAGAAGAGCTGGCAGTGATGATTGACACTTTCAGGCCATTGAAAATTACACGCCAGGCAATTGAAATTGAAGATAAAAACTATTTTAAAAGTTGGTTAAGCAATTAA